The following proteins come from a genomic window of Miscanthus floridulus cultivar M001 chromosome 2, ASM1932011v1, whole genome shotgun sequence:
- the LOC136536903 gene encoding uncharacterized protein, whose translation MVSTAAATASKAFPNAASKVSNAYSPTISKTVSTAAATASKAFPAASKVSNAYSPTISKTVFTAAATASKAFPNTASKVSNACSPTSSHEPGKTAANK comes from the coding sequence ATGGTCtccaccgccgctgccaccgcctccaaggcgttccccaacgccgcctcgaaggtctccaacgcctattcccccaccatctccaagacggtctccaccgccgccgccaccgcctccaaggcATTCCCCgccgcctcgaaggtctccaacgcctattcccccaccatctccaagacggtcttcaccgccgccgccaccgcctccaaggcgttccccaacACCGCCTCAAAGGTCTCCAACGCatgttcccccacctcctcccatgaACCAGGGAAGACGGCTGCAAACAAATAA
- the LOC136539409 gene encoding uncharacterized protein At1g08160-like, with the protein MPAAAAMRRDITYSGRARRVAVLRCLVAALVVTILLAGLAALIFWLVVRPKPIDYTVTGAVVRHFNVTPPPDATANATFYLTLAADNPNRRVSILYEWVEFRVLYGEAAQLAVEDAPAPFRQPHRNETRLEVRAVARSVPVGEQTARELRHDLAAGQVGVDVRMRARVQFKVAGVRSRRYDLQAFCSPVVIGLAPSSARSFESVPCDVAIS; encoded by the coding sequence atgccggcggcggcggcgatgcggAGGGACATCACGTACAGCGGGCGCGCGCGGCGGGTGGCCGTGCTCCGCTGCCTCGTGGCCGCGCTGGTGGTCACCATCCTCCTCGCGGGGCTGGCCGCGCTCATTTTCTGGCTCGTGGTCCGGCCGAAGCCCATCGACTACACCGTCACCGGCGCCGTGGTGCGCCACTTCAACGTGACGCCGCCGCCCGACGCCACGGCCAACGCGACGTTCTACCTCACGCTCGCCGCCGACAACCCGAACCGGCGCGTGTCGATCCTGTACGAGTGGGTGGAGTTCCGCGTGCTGTACGGCGAGGCGGCGCAGCTGGCGGTCGAGGACGCGCCGGCGCCGTTCCGGCAGCCGCACCGCAACGAGACGCGGCTGGAGGTGCGCGCCGTGGCGCGGTCGGTGCCCGTCGGGGAGCAGACCGCGCGGGAGCTGCGGCACGACCTCGCGGCGGGGCAGGTGGGCGTCGACGTCCGGATGCGCGCGCGCGTCCAGTTCAAGGTCGCCGGCGTCAGGAGCAGGCGCTACGACCTGCAGGCGTTCTGCTCGCCCGTCGTCATCGGCCTCGCGCCGTCGTCTGCAAGGTCGTTCGAGAGCGTGCCGTGCGACGTCGCCATCTCTTGA